Proteins from a single region of Corylus avellana chromosome ca11, CavTom2PMs-1.0:
- the LOC132165312 gene encoding protein YABBY 4-like — MSSSSTLSLDHLPPSEQLCYVHCNICDTVLAVSVPCTSLFKTVTVRCGHCTNLLPVNMRGLLLPSANQFHLGHSFFSSSHNLLEEIPNPTPNFLINQTNATEFTMPPRGGVDELPRPPVINRREMHFIFEIRPVFSFKKFSTNI, encoded by the exons ATGTCCTCCTCTTCTACCTTGTCTTTGGACCACCTTCCTCCCTCGGAGCAGCTCTGTTATGTCCATTGCAACATTTGCGACACTGTCCTCGCG gTGAGTGTCCCTTGCACCAGTTTGTTCAAGACTGTAACGGTAAGATGTGGGCACTGCACCAACCTCCTGCCAGTGAACATGCGAGGGTTGCTTCTGCCTTCGGCTAATCAGTTTCATCTCGGTcactctttcttctcttcttcccatAATCTTCTG GAAGAGATACCAAATCCAACCCCAAACTTCTTGATCAACCAGACCAACGCGACTGAATTCACCATGCCTCCACGGGGAGGAGTCGATGAGCTTCCCCGCCCACCAGTCATTAATAGACGTGAGATGCATTTCATCTTTGAGATCCGGCCAGTTTTCTCTTTCAAGAAATTTTCTACAAACATA
- the LOC132165879 gene encoding LRR receptor-like serine/threonine-protein kinase GSO2 — MPLLTQLAFNDNYGLTSKFLGFILDCHNLTFMDLSHNKFNGTIPESLFTNLGNLKYIILTDNSFQGPLSPKISHNFKLKDLRLGQNHFSGLIPEDIEVLFNLRTISLYNNSLEGRIPSSISQLKGLSRLSLRINSLNSTIPSELGFCTNLIILSLYTNSFTGEIPPEIDILTKLQYLYLSENQLSGSILVELGKLTQLQALQLASNELSGEIPFEIGLLTNLLILFLFNNNLFGSIPPEIGNLKDLDLSGSIPHEIGNLNDLEALGLLENQLSGPIPVELGKLTQLQALRLASNELSGEIPFGIENQLSGPIPIELGKLTQLQDLELGSNELSGEIPSEIGILTNLVILSLFNNSLSGSIPHEIGNLNDLEALGLLENQLSGPIPVELGKLTQLHALYLASNELSEEIPTLLGNLRLLFSLSLSRNHLTGEIPQNLVNCT, encoded by the exons ATGCCTTTGTTGACCCAACTTGCCTTTAATGACAATTATGGACTCACTTCAAAGTTCCTAGGATTTATACTTGATTGTCACAACTTGACCTTCATGGATTTGTCCCATAATAAGTTCAATGGAACAATACCAGAATCTTTATTTACCAATCTGGGCAATCTTAAATACATTATTCTTACTGATAATTCATTCCAAGGACCATTGTCACCAAAAATTTCCCACAATTTCAAGCTCAAAGATCTTCGTCTAGGACAAAACCATTTCAGTGGCCTTATTCCTGAGGATATTGAAGTATTGTTCAATCTTCGAACTATAAGCTTGTACAACAATTCATTGGAAGGGAGAATTCCTTCTTCAATAAGCCAGCTCAAGGGCCTCTCGAGACTCTCTCTACGAATAAATAGCTTGAATTCTACAATTCCTTCTGAGCTTGGGTTTTGTACAAACCTCATCATCTTGTCCCTGTATACAAATTCATTCACGGGAGAAATTCCACCGGAAATAGATATTTTGACAAAGCTCCAATATCTTTATCTGTCTGAAAACCAGCTCTCTGGTTCGATTCTAGTAGAGCTTGGAAAGTTGACTCAACTGCAGGCTTTACAGCTGGCCTCCAATGAATTGTCCGGGGAAATTCCATTTGAAATAGGCCTATTGACAAATCtcctaattctttttttgtttaataataacCTTTTTGGCTCAATTCCTCCCGAGATTGGGAACTTGAAAGATTTGGA CCTTTCTGGCTCAATTCCTCATGAGATTGGGAACTTGAACGATTTGGAGGCATTAGGCCTTTTAGAAAACCAGCTCTCTGGTCCAATTCCAGTAGAGCTTGGAAAGTTGACTCAACTGCAGGCTTTACGGCTGGCCTCCAATGAATTGTCCGGGGAAATTCCATTTGGAATAG AAAACCAACTCTCCGGTCCAATTCCAATAGAGCTTGGAAAGTTGACTCAACTGCAGGATTTAGAGCTGGGCTCCAACGAATTGTCTGGGGAAATTCCATCGGAAATAGGCATATTGACAAATCTCGTAATTCTTTCTCTGTTTAATAATAGCCTTTCTGGCTCAATTCCTCATGAGATTGGGAACTTGAACGATTTGGAGGCATTAGGCCTTTTAGAAAACCAGCTCTCTGGTCCAATTCCAGTAGAGCTTGGAAAGTTGACTCAACTGCATGCTTTATATCTGGCCTCCAACGAATTGTCTGAGGAAATTCCAACTTTACTTGGAAATCTAAGGCTGCTATTCTCACTTAGTTTGAGCAGGAACCATTTGACAGGAGAGATTCCTCAAAATCTAGTCAACTGTACCTGA
- the LOC132165309 gene encoding MDIS1-interacting receptor like kinase 2-like: MAANPKPPLLFLHVVLLSILLLQITASPEAQAEALVKWKNTLFALPPSSPLTSWSLANLNNLCNWTSIVCDSTGTVSEITVSGANLNGTLAHFNFTPFLNLTRFDLSHNYLTGPIPSEIGRLTKLQYVSLLDNHLDGKIPYQITNLQKVRYLDLGSNLLLNPDWSKFSAMPLLTNLSFYYNYGLTSEFPEFILGCHNLTFLDLSYNKFNGTIPPNISHLSKLNYLYLHANQLSGSIPSEIGNLTNLQVLHLFYNNLNGSIPSEIGKLTNLQVLLLYTNNLSGTIPPEIGNMGSLQHLELGTNQLEGELPDTISRLRNLKTIILLYNKFFGTIPSDFGKYSPLIHVGFSHNKFYGELPPELCSSFALESFTMNNNNFTGSLPECLRKCSQLKRVRFDGNRFSGNITYAFGVHPNLSFISLSDNQFVGQISVELAESESLTNLQMDRNRISGKIPVELGKLTRLQRLNLGSNELFGEIPTVLGNLSRLYELNLSKNQLTGEIPRSLGNLSELGDLDLSTNSLTMNIPKDLGNCGKLLSLDLSNNNLIGEIPSELGNLMELQSLLDLSSNKLSGNISENLAKLSKLESVNVSHNQLSGEIPSSFSRMVSLNSSAIDFSYNNLTGPVPNSTIFKDAPAKAYVGNSGLCGDTEGLTLCSRKKKHYNPTLLAILIPICNLLVLLATIVAGLLIRYRKTKLLFEENKTILECEEKAESLIWGREGKFTFGDIVKATENFHENYCIGKGGFGSVYKAALPTSQIVAVKKFNMSQSSDILVANHKSFENEIRMLTEVRHRNIIKLYGFQATQWCMYLVYEYVGKGSLGNVLYGVEGKAELDWGRRVNIVQGVAHAIAYLHHDCSPSIVHRDITVNNILLESKFEPRLSDFGIARLLSSNTTNWTTIAGSYGYMAPELAFTMRVTDKCDVYSFGVVALEVMMGRHPRELLSFMSSSKSTKATPISDSAEFLLKDVLDQRLPQPTGQIAHDVAFVVTMALHCVSDTPESRPTMHFVAQKLSARTQACNSYPMDTMTISELTSK, from the exons ATGGCAGCAAATCCCAAGcctcctcttcttttccttcacgTTGTCTTGCTCTCCATACTTTTATTGCAAATCACAGCATCACCAGAAGCACAAGCAGAAGCTCTTGTCAAGTGGAAAAACACTCTCTTCGCTCTTCCCCCTAGCTCTCCTCTCACTTCATGGTCTCTTGCCAACCTCAACAACCTTTGTAATTGGACAAGCATTGTCTGCGACTCAACCGGAACCGTCTCCGAGATAACCGTCTCAGGTGCAAATCTCAATGGAACACTAGCCCACTTCAACTTCACTCCATTCCTTAACCTCACCCGCTTTGACCTCAGCCACAACTATCTCACCGGGCCAATACCGTCGGAGATAGGCCGGCTAACGAAACTGCAGTACGTGAGTCTTCTCGACAACCATCTCGATGGGAAAATCCCATATCAGATTACCAATCTTCAAAAGGTACGCTACTTAGACCTTGGATCAAACCTCTTACTGAATCCTGACTGGTCTAAGTTTTCGGCCATGCCTTTGTTGACCAACCTTTCCTTTTATTACAACTATGGACTCACTTCAGAGTTCCCAGAGTTTATACTTGGTTGTCACAACTTGACCTTCTTGGATTTGTCCTACAATAAGTTCAATGGAACAATACCACCAAACATATCACACCTTTCCAAGCTTAATTATCTTTATCTGCATGCTAATCAGCTTTCTGGCTCAATTCCATCCGAGATTGGGAACCTCACAAACCTTCAAGTCTTACACCTTTTCTACAACAATCTCAATGGCTCAATTCCATCCGAGATTGGGAAGCTCACAAACCTTCAAGTCTTACTACTTTACACCAATAATCTCAGTGGCACAATCCCACCAGAGATTGGAAATATGGGATCTCTGCAACATCTTGAACTCGGCACTAACCAACTTGAAGGTGAGTTGCCAGACACCATTTCTAGGCTCCGTAATTTAAAGACAATTATTCTTTTGTACAATAAATTCTTTGGCACTATTCCGAGTGACTTTGGGAAGTATAGTCCTCTGATCCATGTTGGCTTTTCCCACAACAAATTCTATGGAGAATTGCCACCTGAATTGTGCAGCAGCTTTGCTCTTGAAAGTTTCACGATGAATAACAACAACTTCACGGGGTCATTGCCAGAGTGCTTAAGAAAATGCTCACAACTAAAGAGAGTACGGTTTGATGGGAACCGATTCAGTGGAAACATTACATATGCATTTGGAGTTCATCCAAATCTTAGTTTCATTTCTCTTAGTGACAATCAATTTGTTGGTCAAATCTCAGTGGAATTGGCAGAATCTGAATCTCTCACCAATTTGCAAATGGACAGAAACCGGATTTCTGGAAAAATCCCAGTCGAGCTTGGAAAGTTGACACGACTACAACGTTTAAATCTGGGCTCCAACGAATTGTTTGGGGAAATTCCAACTGTACTTGGAAATCTAAGCCGACTGTACGAGCTCAATCTGAGCAAGAACCAGTTGACAGGAGAGATTCCTCGAAGTCTAGGCAATTTGAGTGAGCTTGGTGatcttgatttgtctacaaacAGTTTGACTATGAACATACCAAAGGATCTTGGGAATTGTGGTAAATTATTGAGCTTGGACTTGAGCAACAACAACCTAATAGGTGAAATACCATCCGAGCTTGGTAACTTAATGGAATTGCAGTCATTGTTGGACCTCAGCAGCAATAAACTCTCAGGAAATATTTCTGAAAACCTTGCAAAGCTTTCAAAATTGGAGAGTGTTAATGTGTCACATAACCAACTTTCAGGGGAAATCCCATCATCATTTTCCCGCATGGTTAGTCTAAACAGCAGCGCCATTGACTTTTCCTACAACAATTTAACTGGTCCAGTCCCAAACAGTACCATTTTCAAAGATGCACCTGCAAAAGCTTATGTTGGCAACTCTGGTTTGTGTGGAGATACAGAAGGACTAACTCTTTGTTctagaaagaaaaagcattatAATCCGACTCTATTAGCTATCCTCATTCCTATCTGCAATCTATTAGTACTGCTTGCAACCATTGTTGCTGGACTCCTAATACGTTACCGAAAGACCAAACTCctgtttgaagaaaacaaaacaattttagaGTGTGAGGAGAAGGCCGAGTCACTGATATGGGGAAGAGAGGGTAAATTTACATTCGGGGATATCGTAAAGGCCACTGAAAACTTCCATGAGAATTATTGTATTGGAAAAGGAGGATTTGGAAGCGTTTACAAAGCAGCATTGCCGACAAGTCAAATTGTTgcagttaaaaaatttaacatgtcACAATCCAGTGACATCTTAGTTGCCAATCACAAGAGTTTTGAGAATGAAATTCGCATGTTGACAGAAGTTAGGCACCGCAATATCATTAAGCTTTATGGGTTCCAGGCCACTCAGTGGTGCATGTACTTGGTTTACGAATATGTGGGGAAAGGCAGTTTGGGAAATGTATTGTATGGGGTGGAAGGGAAAGCAGAACTTGATTGGGGTAGAAGGGTGAACATCGTGCAAGGTGTGGCTCACGCAATTGCTTACTTGCACCATGATTGTTCTCCTTCAATTGTGCACCGAGACATAACGGTGAACAACATCTTGCTGGAGTCAAAGTTCGAACCGCGGCTCTCAGATTTTGGCATTGCTAGATTGTTGAGTTCAAATACAACTAACTGGACAACAATTGCTGGGTCTTATGGCTACATGGCTCCAG AGCTCGCATTCACGATGCGAGTTACGGATAAATGTGacgtttatagctttggagtggTGGCATTAGAAGTTATGATGGGTAGGCACCCAAGGGAGCTCTTATCTTTCATGTCATCATCCAAATCAACAAAAGCAACTCCAATTTCAGACAGTGCAGAATTTCTTCTAAAGGATGTGCTAGACCAAAGACTCCCACAACCAACCGGCCAAATTGCGCATGATGTGGCATTTGTGGTGACAATGGCCTTACATTGCGTGAGTGACACGCCAGAGTCACGACCCACCATGCATTTTGTAGCACAAAAATTGTCAGCTCGAACCCAAGCTTGCAATTCCTACCCAATGGACACGATGACCATTAGCGAGCTCACAAGCAAATAG